A genomic stretch from Erwinia sp. E_sp_B01_1 includes:
- a CDS encoding DUF4312 family protein yields MKENFTTTVNVSGKGDSRERAFADALSRVQNTVLKATNKVLLRIEPQDVKVVQARQSVRKEKFLFFFLARERRSYSVELDITVNVTVIDTDKIDFVTQ; encoded by the coding sequence ATGAAGGAAAACTTCACCACCACGGTGAACGTCAGTGGCAAAGGCGACAGCAGGGAGCGTGCCTTTGCCGATGCGTTGAGCCGGGTACAAAACACGGTCCTGAAAGCGACCAACAAAGTTCTGCTGCGGATTGAACCTCAGGATGTGAAGGTGGTTCAGGCCAGGCAGAGCGTCAGAAAAGAGAAGTTTTTATTCTTTTTCCTGGCGAGAGAGCGGCGGAGTTACAGCGTGGAGCTGGATATTACCGTCAACGTAACGGTAATCGACACAGATAAGATCGATTTCGTTACGCAATAA
- a CDS encoding SFCGS family glycine-rich protein produces the protein MSQVIVVIGDRLGKGQKVAAGVEKAGGKAVVVPGVAADMKLGDVMKAENASFGISFCGSGGAGAITAQNKYGYKAKHGMRSIDEGVTAINEGATVLGFGFMDKEELGERLVQAWTKKHGS, from the coding sequence ATGTCACAAGTCATCGTAGTAATCGGCGATCGTTTAGGTAAAGGCCAGAAAGTTGCCGCAGGCGTTGAGAAAGCCGGTGGGAAAGCCGTAGTGGTGCCAGGCGTGGCGGCAGATATGAAACTGGGCGACGTAATGAAAGCTGAAAATGCTTCATTCGGCATCTCCTTCTGTGGCAGCGGCGGCGCCGGTGCGATCACCGCTCAAAACAAATATGGCTACAAAGCCAAACACGGTATGCGTTCAATTGATGAAGGTGTGACCGCCATCAACGAAGGCGCCACGGTGCTGGGCTTTGGCTTTATGGACAAAGAAGAGTTGGGTGAGCGTCTGGTGCAGGCGTGGACCAAGAAGCACGGTAGCTGA
- a CDS encoding amidohydrolase/deacetylase family metallohydrolase: protein MFDLIIRRARLAGGDLTDIALKQGKIAALGEVQGPAVQEYDLAGRYWLSAGWIDSHVHCYPKSPIYHDEADRIGVETGVTTVVDAGSTGADDVDEFYQLTRSASTQVYALLNIARTGIVTQNELADMTQIDKVGVRDAVQRLPGFIVGIKARMSSSVVGANGINPLIRAKEIQQENGNLPLMVHIGNNPPDLDEIADLLTGGDIITHCYNGKPNRILTPAGELRASVRLAIQRGVRLDVGHGSASFSFEVARAAIAQGILPHSISSDIYCRNRLNGPVYTLAHVMSKFFNVGMTLPQIIDCVTRKAADGLRLQGKGRLEVGMDADLTIFDVSEETCLFTDSEGLSVSGEKQLVPLAAVVGGQWFTTDEGKKHHVFDL, encoded by the coding sequence ATGTTTGATCTTATTATCCGCCGTGCCCGTCTGGCCGGTGGCGACCTGACAGATATCGCCCTGAAACAGGGAAAGATTGCCGCACTGGGTGAAGTCCAGGGGCCAGCCGTGCAGGAATATGACCTGGCAGGGCGTTACTGGCTGAGTGCTGGCTGGATTGATTCCCACGTGCATTGCTACCCAAAGTCGCCCATTTATCATGATGAAGCGGACCGGATCGGGGTGGAAACTGGCGTGACCACGGTAGTGGATGCTGGCAGTACAGGTGCCGATGATGTGGATGAGTTTTATCAGCTCACCCGGTCGGCCAGCACCCAGGTTTATGCGCTGCTGAACATCGCCCGCACCGGGATTGTCACGCAGAATGAACTGGCAGATATGACCCAGATTGACAAGGTTGGCGTGCGCGATGCCGTACAGCGTCTGCCCGGTTTTATCGTGGGTATTAAGGCGCGCATGAGCAGCAGCGTGGTGGGGGCCAACGGCATTAATCCGTTGATCCGTGCGAAAGAGATCCAGCAGGAAAATGGCAATCTTCCCCTGATGGTGCACATCGGCAATAATCCGCCGGATCTGGATGAGATTGCTGACCTGTTGACGGGCGGCGATATCATCACCCACTGCTACAACGGCAAACCTAACCGTATCCTGACGCCTGCCGGAGAGCTTCGTGCTTCCGTCAGGCTTGCTATCCAAAGGGGTGTCCGGCTGGATGTCGGTCACGGCAGCGCCAGCTTCAGCTTTGAGGTGGCCCGTGCTGCCATTGCCCAGGGCATTCTTCCGCACAGCATCAGCTCAGATATCTACTGCCGTAATCGCCTCAACGGGCCTGTTTACACTCTGGCCCACGTGATGTCCAAGTTCTTTAACGTGGGCATGACCCTGCCGCAAATCATCGATTGTGTTACCCGCAAAGCGGCGGATGGCCTGCGTTTGCAGGGTAAAGGGCGGCTGGAAGTGGGAATGGATGCCGACCTGACTATTTTTGATGTCAGTGAGGAAACCTGCCTGTTTACCGACTCCGAAGGGCTGTCGGTTTCAGGTGAAAAGCAGTTGGTTCCGCTGGCCGCCGTGGTTGGCGGTCAGTGGTTCACTACCGACGAAGGGAAAAAGCATCATGTCTTCGATTTATGA
- a CDS encoding DgaE family pyridoxal phosphate-dependent ammonia lyase: MSSIYEKYGLKQVINASGRMTILGVSTPSADVVETVNYGLNHYFEMKDLVNKTGAYIAKLLGSEDAVVVSCASAGIAQSVAAVIVKDDDWLLENLHATPLIVPHDIVVPKGHNVNFGAPVGTMVAMGGGRLVEAGYANECSADQLSAAITPQTAALLYIKSHHCVQKSHLSVEQAAGVARKHGVPLIVDAAAEEDLQCYYQYGADLVIYSGAKAIEGPTSGLVMGRKQHVEWVKRQSQGIGRAMKVGKEGILGLTQAIENYLVQEKVSGAQMVEKMTPFISNLNSLAGITSRVVWDAAGRDIARTEIHFDEAVIGHTTGDLVQALKTGEIAIYFRGYKANEGIVEVDVRSVTPEQLNTIYLCIKSLLAGEKKA, translated from the coding sequence ATGTCTTCGATTTATGAAAAATATGGCCTGAAGCAGGTCATTAATGCCTCCGGCCGCATGACCATTCTGGGTGTTTCCACCCCCAGCGCTGACGTGGTTGAGACGGTCAATTATGGCCTGAATCACTATTTTGAGATGAAAGACCTGGTCAACAAGACCGGTGCCTATATTGCGAAACTGTTGGGATCGGAAGATGCGGTAGTGGTCTCCTGTGCCTCGGCCGGTATCGCTCAGTCCGTGGCGGCAGTGATTGTCAAAGATGATGACTGGCTGCTGGAAAATCTTCACGCCACGCCCTTGATCGTGCCGCACGACATCGTAGTGCCTAAGGGCCATAACGTGAATTTCGGTGCCCCAGTGGGCACTATGGTCGCGATGGGCGGTGGTCGTCTGGTGGAGGCCGGGTATGCCAACGAATGCTCCGCCGATCAGCTTTCTGCGGCGATCACGCCACAGACTGCCGCGCTCCTCTATATCAAGTCTCACCACTGCGTGCAGAAAAGCCATCTCAGCGTCGAACAGGCTGCCGGGGTAGCGCGTAAGCATGGCGTCCCATTGATTGTGGATGCGGCGGCGGAAGAGGATTTGCAGTGTTACTACCAGTACGGCGCAGACCTGGTGATTTACAGCGGCGCGAAAGCCATTGAAGGGCCGACCAGCGGGCTGGTAATGGGCCGCAAACAGCACGTTGAGTGGGTTAAGCGTCAGTCGCAGGGCATTGGCCGGGCGATGAAAGTGGGCAAAGAGGGCATCCTTGGCCTGACGCAGGCGATTGAAAACTATCTGGTGCAGGAGAAAGTCTCCGGCGCACAGATGGTGGAAAAAATGACGCCGTTTATCAGCAACCTTAACTCGCTGGCTGGCATCACTTCCCGCGTGGTCTGGGACGCGGCAGGGCGTGACATTGCCCGTACTGAAATTCATTTTGATGAGGCAGTTATCGGCCACACCACGGGCGACCTGGTTCAGGCATTGAAGACAGGCGAAATCGCTATCTACTTCCGTGGATATAAAGCCAATGAAGGCATCGTGGAAGTGGATGTGCGCAGCGTAACGCCAGAGCAGCTGAACACCATTTATCTCTGTATTAAATCACTGTTGGCAGGAGAGAAAAAAGCATGA
- a CDS encoding glycine dehydrogenase, giving the protein MNNGALSVSTADSDQAIQALADKVMGQIAGLFAAKAIVPNAVQQQMLASHVKAMALRSLTGEPLPEVEEELFEDISEESMALAQQVVDLFGNLPKEEAWLLSVHFEVAKENE; this is encoded by the coding sequence GTGAATAACGGAGCGTTATCGGTGAGTACGGCTGACAGTGACCAGGCGATTCAGGCGCTGGCTGACAAAGTGATGGGGCAGATTGCGGGTCTGTTTGCAGCTAAAGCGATTGTGCCCAACGCAGTGCAGCAACAGATGCTGGCGTCCCATGTGAAAGCGATGGCACTGCGTTCACTGACCGGCGAACCGCTGCCGGAAGTGGAAGAAGAGCTGTTTGAGGATATTTCTGAAGAATCGATGGCGCTGGCGCAGCAGGTCGTTGATCTGTTTGGCAACCTGCCAAAAGAAGAGGCATGGCTGCTCTCTGTCCACTTCGAAGTGGCAAAAGAAAACGAGTAA
- a CDS encoding KDGP aldolase family protein — translation MTLTPKFYQDRVCLNVLAGSKENAREIWQAAEGHVLVGVLSKNYDSVESAVADMREYAALIDNALSVGLGAGDPNQSAMVSAISAEVQPQHVNQVFTGAATSRALLGQNQTVVNALISPTGTVGQVKISTGPLSSKATDAIVPVETAIAMLKDMGASSVKYFPMGGLKSIDEFKAVAKACAEQDFWLEPTGGIDLENYEAILQIALDAGVPKIIPHVYSSIIDKDSGNTRPADVSTLLAMTKKLVG, via the coding sequence ATGACGCTGACCCCAAAATTCTACCAGGACCGCGTGTGCCTGAACGTGCTGGCCGGTTCCAAAGAGAACGCCCGTGAGATCTGGCAGGCTGCGGAAGGCCATGTGCTGGTGGGCGTGCTGTCGAAAAACTATGACAGCGTGGAAAGTGCCGTGGCTGATATGCGTGAGTATGCCGCCCTGATCGACAATGCGCTCTCCGTCGGTCTGGGGGCAGGCGATCCTAACCAGTCCGCGATGGTCAGCGCCATCTCGGCTGAAGTGCAGCCTCAGCATGTGAACCAGGTGTTCACCGGTGCGGCAACCAGCCGGGCGCTGCTTGGGCAGAACCAGACCGTGGTTAACGCGCTGATTTCGCCGACCGGCACTGTAGGTCAGGTTAAGATCTCCACCGGCCCGTTAAGCTCCAAAGCTACGGATGCCATCGTGCCGGTTGAAACGGCGATTGCGATGCTCAAAGATATGGGCGCGAGTTCGGTGAAATATTTCCCGATGGGCGGCCTGAAATCTATCGATGAGTTCAAAGCCGTAGCCAAAGCCTGTGCTGAACAGGATTTCTGGCTGGAACCTACCGGCGGCATCGATCTGGAAAACTATGAAGCGATCCTGCAGATCGCGCTGGACGCGGGCGTGCCCAAAATCATCCCGCACGTTTACAGTTCGATCATTGATAAAGATTCCGGTAATACCCGTCCGGCTGACGTCAGCACCCTGCTGGCGATGACTAAGAAGCTGGTCGGTTAA
- the cybC gene encoding cytochrome b562 codes for MRKTLMMVLTASLLCTSVSALASLEDDMDVLKGGLRTLNKTDDIAEFKKALTDMRSAAQDAKTQTPDKLKGQPSDSPQMNDFRAGLDKLTGQIDTSMKLAEAGNLDGAKQEAKKFADTRDENHKKFR; via the coding sequence ATGCGTAAAACGTTAATGATGGTGTTAACTGCTTCCCTGCTTTGTACCAGCGTTTCGGCGCTGGCGAGTCTGGAAGATGATATGGATGTCCTGAAAGGCGGCCTGCGGACGCTGAATAAAACAGATGATATAGCCGAATTTAAAAAAGCCCTGACCGATATGCGGAGCGCTGCGCAGGACGCGAAGACTCAAACCCCGGATAAATTAAAAGGTCAGCCTTCTGACAGTCCGCAGATGAACGATTTCCGGGCGGGTCTGGACAAGCTGACTGGCCAAATCGACACCAGTATGAAGCTGGCAGAGGCGGGCAATCTGGACGGTGCAAAGCAGGAAGCAAAGAAATTTGCCGACACCCGCGACGAGAATCATAAAAAGTTTCGTTAA
- a CDS encoding PRD domain-containing protein, with translation MRFPNQRLAQLFDVLQNETLPQDELARRFDVSTRTVRTDITALNELLADHGVRFVLNRGEGYQLKVEDAERYSKLQQQSPSHLRVPRTSTARVHYLLTRFLTSAFSLKLEDLADEWFVSRATLQSDMAEVREWLARYQLAIETKPRYGMKLFGSEVAIRTCLTDLLYQIAQEDSEDPLLNLEALNSGMLGTLQPLLHLCFSRFHIRMTDDSEFYLRLYCAVAVRRISEGYPLSDFSAEDVEEDVRDAARHIINLMRPITGKAISSSEEAYLRVNIAARRIEEMAPSAISPDDGETLVDYILSYINTHYNFNLQNDAQLRADLLTHIKTMITRVRYQINIPNPLLANIKQHYPMAYDVTLAAVSSWGKYTPYVISENEIGFLVLHIGVGLERHYNVGYQRHPRILLVCDTGNSTIRMIQAMLTRKYPQIIVGNIVSLREYEQQESIEEDFVISTARLSEKDKPVVVMSPFPTEYQLEQIGKLVLVDRTRPYMLEKYFDASHFRIINEPVTQAGLFRMLCQQLEQEGVVDNDFCDSVEEREAIVSTMLGEGIALPHSLGLLARKTVVYTVLAPQGIAWGDETAYVIFLLAISKTEYEEAMAIYDLFVTFMRERAMTRLRDSGDFDSFKAVAMDCLSRL, from the coding sequence GTGAGATTCCCAAACCAACGCCTTGCCCAGCTGTTTGATGTATTACAAAACGAGACGTTGCCCCAGGATGAACTGGCGCGACGTTTTGACGTATCAACCCGCACCGTCCGCACGGATATCACCGCCCTGAATGAACTGCTGGCCGATCACGGCGTACGTTTTGTTCTGAACCGGGGGGAGGGCTATCAGCTTAAAGTTGAGGATGCTGAGCGTTACAGCAAGCTGCAACAGCAGTCGCCTTCACATTTGCGCGTCCCCCGTACTTCCACCGCCCGTGTTCACTATCTGTTGACCCGTTTCCTCACTTCAGCTTTCTCCCTGAAGCTGGAGGATCTGGCTGATGAGTGGTTTGTCAGCCGGGCCACGTTGCAAAGCGATATGGCTGAAGTGAGGGAGTGGCTGGCTCGTTACCAGCTGGCGATAGAAACCAAGCCGCGTTATGGCATGAAACTGTTTGGCAGCGAAGTGGCTATCCGCACCTGCCTGACGGATTTGCTGTACCAGATTGCTCAGGAGGACAGCGAAGATCCGCTGCTGAACCTGGAAGCGCTGAACAGCGGAATGCTGGGAACGCTTCAGCCGTTGCTGCACCTCTGTTTCAGCCGTTTTCATATCCGGATGACGGATGACAGCGAGTTCTATCTGAGGCTCTATTGCGCGGTGGCGGTAAGGCGTATCAGCGAGGGCTATCCGCTATCCGACTTCAGTGCAGAAGATGTGGAGGAGGATGTGCGTGATGCAGCCCGGCATATCATCAACCTGATGAGGCCCATTACCGGCAAGGCCATTTCCTCTTCGGAAGAGGCCTATCTGCGCGTGAACATCGCTGCACGGCGTATAGAGGAGATGGCACCCAGCGCCATCAGCCCGGATGACGGTGAGACGCTGGTGGACTATATCCTCAGCTACATCAACACGCACTACAACTTCAACCTGCAGAACGACGCTCAGCTCCGGGCAGACCTGCTGACGCACATCAAAACGATGATCACCCGCGTGCGCTATCAGATCAACATTCCCAACCCGTTACTGGCCAACATCAAGCAGCACTATCCTATGGCCTACGACGTGACGCTGGCGGCGGTCTCAAGCTGGGGGAAATATACCCCGTATGTGATCAGCGAAAATGAGATTGGTTTTCTGGTGCTGCATATCGGTGTCGGGCTTGAGCGGCACTATAACGTCGGCTATCAGCGTCATCCGCGGATCCTGCTGGTCTGCGATACCGGCAACTCCACGATACGGATGATCCAGGCCATGCTGACACGAAAATACCCGCAGATCATCGTCGGCAATATCGTCTCGCTGCGTGAATATGAGCAGCAGGAGAGCATTGAAGAAGATTTCGTGATTTCCACCGCGCGCCTGAGCGAAAAAGACAAGCCGGTGGTGGTGATGTCGCCGTTCCCTACGGAGTATCAGCTGGAGCAAATTGGCAAGCTGGTGCTGGTGGATCGCACCCGCCCTTACATGCTGGAGAAGTACTTCGATGCCAGCCACTTCCGCATCATTAACGAGCCGGTAACTCAGGCCGGTCTGTTCCGGATGCTCTGCCAGCAGCTGGAACAGGAAGGGGTGGTCGATAATGATTTTTGTGATTCCGTGGAGGAACGCGAAGCTATTGTCAGCACCATGCTGGGGGAAGGGATAGCCCTGCCGCACTCGCTGGGACTGCTGGCGAGAAAAACCGTGGTCTACACCGTGCTGGCGCCACAGGGCATCGCCTGGGGAGATGAAACGGCCTACGTCATTTTCCTGCTGGCCATCAGCAAAACCGAATATGAAGAGGCGATGGCTATTTACGATCTGTTCGTCACTTTTATGCGGGAAAGGGCGATGACCCGCCTGCGGGATAGCGGCGATTTCGACAGCTTTAAAGCGGTGGC
- a CDS encoding DUF4310 family protein, with the protein MEESKSGFWYADWSFPIFVGLLSAGVFAGTHMYYTYGLGAFNEVAFVSMLRSGMETGVYGAVAAFGASFLFARIIEGSLVGILDIGGAIQTGVGLGVPALLLGAGIIYPVANFAASLVTGLVIGVAIGYLIILARKFTINNSDSTYGADVMMGAGNSSGRFLGPLIILSAMTASIPIGLGSLVGALLFYLWNKPITGGAILGAMLLGAIFPVAL; encoded by the coding sequence ATGGAAGAGTCAAAAAGCGGTTTCTGGTATGCCGACTGGTCTTTCCCGATTTTTGTCGGGCTGCTCTCTGCCGGGGTGTTTGCGGGTACACACATGTACTACACCTATGGCCTTGGAGCCTTTAACGAAGTGGCTTTCGTCTCAATGCTGCGTTCCGGCATGGAGACGGGCGTTTACGGTGCCGTAGCGGCCTTTGGGGCCAGCTTCCTGTTCGCCCGTATCATCGAAGGATCGCTGGTTGGGATCCTGGATATCGGTGGTGCAATCCAGACCGGTGTTGGCCTGGGCGTGCCAGCGCTGCTGCTGGGCGCAGGCATCATCTACCCGGTGGCGAACTTTGCTGCTTCGCTGGTCACGGGTCTGGTGATAGGTGTGGCGATTGGCTATCTGATTATCCTGGCGCGTAAGTTCACCATCAATAACAGCGACTCCACCTACGGTGCCGATGTGATGATGGGCGCAGGTAACTCATCTGGCCGGTTCCTGGGGCCTTTGATCATCCTCTCGGCAATGACCGCCTCTATTCCGATCGGGCTGGGATCGCTGGTGGGTGCGCTGTTGTTCTATCTCTGGAACAAACCGATCACCGGTGGCGCTATCCTGGGCGCAATGCTGCTGGGTGCCATTTTCCCGGTCGCGCTTTGA
- a CDS encoding DUF4311 domain-containing protein, giving the protein MFLIILLKSLIIGGLVGVGVGAGAARMFHAPTTQGMGAFRTLGELNSCEGDPASHFSFGLGFFFNAWASSVAAGSFTQDVDHRIIPHWGAAALMVKNRNVADTLHNPKKMAIACGIIGMIVVAFLNSTASAVPAALQVTAVKVLVPAANLLVNTIMPVIFWLAAIDAGKKSGFWATIFGGLAQLIMGNAVPGLVLGILIGKGVEESGWNKVTKIMMTAIVLLFVLSGFFRGFDMKMLQSFQLGVPGWLEMIHNSLSGK; this is encoded by the coding sequence ATGTTTTTAATTATTCTCTTAAAGTCGCTCATCATCGGCGGTCTTGTCGGTGTGGGCGTCGGCGCAGGTGCGGCGCGCATGTTTCACGCACCAACTACGCAGGGGATGGGGGCATTTCGTACACTGGGTGAACTGAATTCCTGTGAAGGCGATCCGGCTTCTCACTTCTCTTTTGGTCTGGGTTTCTTCTTCAACGCCTGGGCGTCTTCCGTGGCCGCTGGTTCATTCACTCAGGACGTTGATCACCGCATCATTCCTCACTGGGGTGCGGCTGCGTTGATGGTGAAAAACCGCAACGTTGCTGACACGCTGCACAATCCGAAAAAGATGGCGATTGCCTGCGGCATCATCGGCATGATCGTCGTGGCCTTCCTTAACTCTACGGCTTCAGCAGTGCCGGCAGCACTACAGGTTACCGCAGTGAAAGTGCTGGTACCTGCCGCGAACCTGCTGGTTAACACCATCATGCCGGTGATTTTCTGGCTGGCAGCGATTGATGCCGGTAAAAAATCGGGCTTCTGGGCCACTATTTTTGGCGGTCTGGCACAGCTGATCATGGGTAACGCCGTACCGGGTCTGGTGCTGGGTATTCTGATCGGTAAAGGGGTTGAAGAGAGCGGCTGGAACAAAGTTACCAAAATCATGATGACGGCAATCGTGCTGCTATTCGTGTTGAGCGGTTTCTTCCGCGGCTTTGATATGAAGATGCTGCAATCCTTCCAGCTGGGTGTTCCGGGCTGGCTGGAGATGATCCACAACTCCCTGAGCGGTAAATAA
- the pmbA gene encoding metalloprotease PmbA, whose protein sequence is MKLLSQVAEQRKTLEQAVATALELAKVSTDGAEVAVTKTTGISVSTRYGEVENVEFNSDGALGITVYHQNRKGSASSTDLSPEAIKRTVQAAIDIAKYTSPDPFAGVADRELLAFDAPDLDLFHPMDIDPDRAIEMAARAEQTALKSDKRITNTEGGSFNSHVGMKVFGNSHGMIQGYSSSRHSISSSVIAEVNGEMERDYAYTIGRAFEDLKSPEWVGEECARRTLSRLSPRKLSTMKAPVIFAAEVATGLFGHLVGAISGGSVYRKSTFLLDSLGQQILPEWLTIQEQPHLLKGLASTPFDSEGVRTEQRDIIKDGVLQTWLMTNYSARKLGLKTTGHAGGIHNWRIAGQGDSFDQLLKKMGTGLVVTELMGQGVSGITGDYSRGAAGFWVENGEIQYPVSEITIAGNLKDMWRNMVTVGSDIELRSNIQCGSVLLPEMKIAGQ, encoded by the coding sequence ATGAAATTACTCTCCCAAGTTGCAGAACAGCGTAAAACCCTCGAACAGGCGGTAGCGACAGCACTCGAACTGGCTAAAGTCAGCACCGATGGGGCGGAAGTTGCCGTGACCAAAACGACCGGTATCAGCGTCAGTACCCGCTACGGCGAAGTTGAAAACGTTGAATTTAACAGCGATGGTGCGCTGGGCATCACCGTCTATCATCAAAACCGTAAAGGCAGCGCTTCTTCTACCGATCTCAGCCCTGAAGCGATCAAACGCACCGTTCAGGCCGCCATCGACATTGCTAAATACACCTCTCCGGATCCTTTTGCTGGCGTGGCGGATCGGGAACTGTTGGCGTTTGATGCGCCGGATCTGGATCTCTTCCACCCGATGGATATCGATCCGGATCGCGCGATTGAAATGGCCGCCCGCGCCGAGCAGACCGCACTGAAATCAGACAAGCGCATCACCAACACCGAAGGTGGCAGTTTCAACAGCCATGTCGGCATGAAAGTGTTCGGAAACAGCCACGGAATGATTCAGGGCTACTCCTCAAGCCGTCACTCCATCTCCAGCAGCGTGATTGCTGAAGTCAATGGCGAGATGGAGCGCGATTATGCCTATACCATTGGCCGCGCTTTTGAAGATCTGAAATCGCCTGAGTGGGTCGGTGAAGAGTGCGCCCGCCGCACCCTGTCCCGTCTCTCTCCCCGTAAGCTCTCCACCATGAAAGCCCCGGTAATTTTTGCTGCAGAAGTGGCAACCGGCCTGTTTGGTCATCTGGTGGGGGCAATCAGCGGCGGCAGCGTCTACCGCAAATCCACTTTCCTGCTGGACTCCCTGGGCCAGCAGATCCTGCCAGAATGGCTGACCATCCAGGAGCAACCGCACCTGCTGAAAGGGCTGGCTTCCACACCGTTCGACAGCGAAGGCGTGCGCACCGAGCAGCGCGATATTATCAAAGATGGCGTGCTGCAAACCTGGCTGATGACCAACTACTCGGCCCGCAAACTGGGGCTGAAAACCACCGGTCATGCCGGTGGCATCCATAACTGGCGTATTGCCGGGCAGGGCGACAGCTTTGACCAGCTTCTGAAGAAAATGGGCACCGGCCTGGTGGTTACCGAACTGATGGGGCAGGGCGTCAGTGGCATTACCGGCGACTACTCGCGTGGCGCCGCAGGCTTCTGGGTTGAGAACGGCGAGATTCAGTACCCGGTCAGTGAGATTACTATTGCCGGTAACCTTAAAGACATGTGGCGCAATATGGTCACCGTCGGCAGCGATATTGAGCTGCGCAGCAATATTCAGTGCGGTTCCGTACTGCTGCCCGAAATGAAAATTGCCGGGCAGTAA